A stretch of DNA from Bacillus sp. NP157:
CGCCGCAAGCGTGACGAAGCCGCGCCGCCCGTGCGTGCCGATCCGATCGAAGCGCGTCACTTCCAGGCACATGCGTCCACCGGACCAGACCAGCGCCGTTTCCGCGCTCGCGTGGCCATGCTCGCGCAACACCTGGCCAGCGAGACGCTCGCCGATCAGCAGGTCGGCCCAGCGACGGCCGGCAGGCGTCGAGACGGGCTCGCTGAACTTCACGATGACGTGGCGGACACTGCCGTCGGCGTCTTCGATGCGCGTCGTGAACTTGGGTTGTTCGCCCGCTGCGGACGATCCCACGGGCTCGCCAGCAAGGGCCGCTTCCGCCAGGCCCGCATAGGCCTCGCTGCGGCGGGACGCGGGCATCGCCCGGGGCGGATCGCGCAGGGCACGGGCCAGGGCATCGTTTCCCAGGACGAAATCGCCCGGGCCATCGTCGCCCCGCAAGAGCATGGCGGCCAGCACGGCATCGTCGTTCCAGCGCAGGATGTCGACGGGCAAGCCGAGTTCGTGGGCCCAGGCTTGCGCGAACTGCCGTCCAAGGAAGCCCTGCGGCCGCTGGTCGTCCACGAACCAGGGAATGCCGGGAAACAGGCCGTCCACGAATTCGTCCCGCATCCAGCCTGGCCGTACCCCGGCGGCCACGAAACTCCCGCCGCCGTGCAAAGCCGTGAATTCACCGAAGGCCTGGGGACGCCCCGCCGCATCGATGCGGAACAGCGGCCAATGCGTGCCGAGGCCGCGTACGTCGCGGACGACGGCATACCGCGTACGGCGGCCGCGCCCGATACGCACGATGCGATCACCCGCCTCGCCCACGGCACGCGATACCGTGGGCTGGCTGACAGCCATGGCATCGGCCAGCGCCGCAGCCTCCGAAGGGCCGAGGCGACGCAACTGGCTAACGAGGGCCGTAGCACGTTCCGAAGTCATTAGTGAATAGATACGTGAATAGATTTATTTTGTCAATATCCAGTAAAAGCAATATGTTATAGATTCGACTTATAGAATGGTGAATAGATAAATGCATACATCCGGGCGATTGGCTCATGCCGCCGGACAACCCACGGCGCGCGTACGTGGGCGCTGCCACGGCATAACGGTCATATTTGCATAAATCCCCAGATTGCCTCACGCTCCGACACCTGTCCGGGGCTTGGCGTGGGGTGGCTATGGGGATTGGGAAGCAGGAGCTGCGCGTTCGCCGCGTGCGTGGGATCGCTGGTCTCGTCGCCTGCGTACTGGCGAGCGCCACGGCGAACGCCGTTGCCGCACCCACCGCGCCCGTCAACGCGCCCTCGCCCGCGCACAGCATCACCTTCGACCGCCACTCGATGATCATCGATGGCAAGCCCATCTACCTGTGGTCGGGCTCGTTCCACTACTGGCGCCTGCCCTCCCCCGGCATGTGGCGCGACGTCCTGCAGAAGATGAAGTCCGCCGGCTTCAACGCCGTGGAAATCTATTTCGACTGGGGCTACCACTCGCCGCGCCCGGGCGTGTACGACTTCAAGGGCATCCGCGACGTCGACCGCCTGCTCGACATGGCGAACGAGGCCGGCATTTACGTCATCGCAAGGCCCGGCCCTTACATCAATGCGGAAACCGATGCCGGTGGTTTCCCCGGCTGGCTGGTAGCCACAGGCGACAAGCCGCGTTCGACCGCGCCGGGTTACACCGCCGCCTATCGCGAGTGGCTTACGGCGATCGACCGCATCCTCGCCCGGCACCAGCTGACCGACGGTCGCGGCAGCGTGTTGCTTTACCAGGTCGAGAACGAGTTCTACAACGACTCACCGGACGGCCGCCGGTACATGCAGGACATCGAGGACAAGGCTCGCGCCGACGGCATCACCGTACCGCTCGTGGGTAACCACAACGAGAACTTCTTCGACGGTGTCGGCGCCACCGACATCCCCGGCTTCGACTCCTATCCCATGGACTTCGACTGCACCCGGCCCGAGCGCTGGAATGCCGTCTACGATTTCAGCGCCGAACGCCAGGGCCTCACCCGCTGGCCGCTGTTCTTCCCCGAATACCAGGGCGGCGCCTTCGATGTGTGGGGCGGCCCCGGGTACGAAGCCTGCCGCAAGCTCACCGGGCCTGAATTCGAGCGCGTGTTCTACGAAGCGACCATGGCGTCGGGCTCGACGATGCAGAACTTCTACATGACCTACGGCGGCACCAACTGGGGCTGGCTGTCGTCACCGGGCGTGTATACCTCCTACGATTACGGTGCGGCGATCACGGCAAGCCGCCAGCTCACGGCCAAGTACGACCAGCAAAAGCTGATCGGCTACCTGACCCAGGCCGTCGCGCCGCTCGCCCGCACCGACGCCATGCAGACCGCTGTCCCGGACAACCCGCGCCTGCGCCTGGTCGGCCGCCGGAATCCGGACGACGGCACCCTCGTCTACATCCTCCGCCACGCGGACGCATCCGACACGACCGACGACGCCACGCACCTGGTCATCGCGCAAGGCACGCACGGCACGCTGCGCATACCGCAGGCACCGGGCACGGCCATCCATATCGACGGCCGCGACTCGAAGGTGTTCCTCGCTAACTACGCTTTCGGGCAACAGCACCTGGCGTACGCCACCTCGGAGCTGATGACCCAGGCCACGCTCGGTGATCGCGACGTGGCCGTTTTCTATGGACGCCACGGCGAAGACGGCGAGACGGTGCTGCGTTACGCCGCGGAACCCGCCGTGCATGTCCTCGACGGTGCCGTCGCCACGACATGGGACGCCGCCACGCACACGCTGCGGCTCAACTACCGGCACGACGGACTCGCCCGCGTGGCCATCCAACAGGGCAATGCATCGCTCCTGCTGCTGATCGGCGACAACGCGGCGGCCACGCGCTTCTGGAAACTCGATACCGGCCACGGCGCCGTGCTGGTGCGCGGGCCGTACCTTGCCCGCACGGCAAAAGTAGACGGCGATGCTCTCGCCCTCACCGGCGACAGCGAACGCGCGGGCGACATCGAAGTATTCGCACCGGCCGCCGTCAAGGGGGTGACCTGGAATGGGGCGGCGCTGGCAACCACGTCCACCGCATCGCAAAGCCTCACCGGCCACCTCGACGGTCCGGTCGCCGTGACCTTGCCCGTGCTTGCGCACTGGCGCGTGGCCGACGGCGCACCGGAAATCGCCCAGGGCTTCGATGACCGCGCATGGCAGGCGACCACGCGAGCGAGCACGCCGAACCCTTACTGGGACCACGCGCTTCCGATCCTGGATGCCGACGACTACGGCTTCCACCACGGCAACGTGTGGTATCGCGGGCACTTCACCGCCACGGGCAAGGAAACGGCGATCCGCCTGTCCGCCAACACCGGTGTGCACCTTGGCAACCACGGCATCTACACCGCGTGGCTCAACGGCCATTTCCTCGGCAACAACCCCAGCGGTGCGCAGCAGTTCCCGATCGATCCCTCGTGGCTGGAGAAAGGCGCGGATAACGTCGTGTCCGTGCTGGTCGACAACACCGGCCACCTGCAGGAAGAAAAGAACGGGGCGTTCCGCGAGCCGCGTGGCCTTATCAACGCCAGCTTCGCCGGCGAGGCGACGTCGATCCGGTGGCGCATCCAGGGCAACCTCGGTGGCGAGAACCTGCCCGACGAGGTACGCGGTCCGTTCAACGCGGGCGGCCTGTATGGCGAGCGCAAGGGCTGGCACCTGCCCGGCTTCGACGATCGCCGGTGGGCCCATGCAACGCTTCCCGCCAGCACCGGCGAGCCCGGCGTGGCGTGGTATCGCACGACCTTCGCGCTCGATCTTCCGCGCGACCAGGACGTGCCCATCGCCCTGCGCATCCACGACGACGCGCCGCATCGTTATCGCGCGGTGATCTTCGTCAACGGCTGGCAGGTCGGTCGCTACATCAGCGACGTCGGCCCGCAGACAGACTTCGAGATCCCGGCGAACCTGCTCAACCCGAAAGGCGAAAACACGATCGCCATCGCCGCCTGGAGCACCGCCCATGACGGCGGCCTCGGCAAGGTCAGCCTCGTGATGCAAGGCAACTACCGCACGGCGCTAGCGCCGGAAACGGTCGCCGCACCCGATTACAAGGACCTGCACAAGTAACGGGTGCGCCACCCACCCATGGCTCACTTCACCTCGCGCAGCCCTTTCAACAGGGCGGCGTGGAAGGCTTCTGGGTCCTGCATTTGCGGCGCGTGGCCGGCGTCCGGGAATCGCACCAGGGTCGCGTGCGGCATCGCCGCGACCGCCGCCTTCGCCAGTGCCGGGTACTGCCCAAGCGTCGGACGAATATCCGCCGGAGCGAAGTCCTTGCCGATGGCCGTCGTGTCCTTGTCGCCGATGATCAGTAGCGTGGGCACGCTCAACCGCGGCAACTCGTAGACCACCGGCTGGGTCAGGATCATGTCGTAGAGCAACGCCGAGTTCCACGCGACGAGTTCACGTTGCGGACCGCGATAAAGGCCGGCCAGCATCTGCACCGACGGCTCGTAGGCGTCGCGCCACTGCCCGGCAAAATACGTGGCTTTCTCGTAGGCGCGGATGCTGTCGGCAGTCGTCTTCAGTTCGCGCTGGTACCACTGGTCCACCGACACCGGCGGCACGCCTTTGGCACGCCAGTCTTCCAGCCCGATCGGATCGACCAGGACCAGCTGTTGCACCTGGTCCGGATAGCTCAACGCGTAACGGATGCCGAGCATCCCGCCGGTGGAATGACCCATCATGGTCGCCCTGGCGATATGCAGCGAGGCAAGCAGGTCGTTCGTATTCCG
This window harbors:
- the yjjJ gene encoding type II toxin-antitoxin system HipA family toxin YjjJ codes for the protein MTSERATALVSQLRRLGPSEAAALADAMAVSQPTVSRAVGEAGDRIVRIGRGRRTRYAVVRDVRGLGTHWPLFRIDAAGRPQAFGEFTALHGGGSFVAAGVRPGWMRDEFVDGLFPGIPWFVDDQRPQGFLGRQFAQAWAHELGLPVDILRWNDDAVLAAMLLRGDDGPGDFVLGNDALARALRDPPRAMPASRRSEAYAGLAEAALAGEPVGSSAAGEQPKFTTRIEDADGSVRHVIVKFSEPVSTPAGRRWADLLIGERLAGQVLREHGHASAETALVWSGGRMCLEVTRFDRIGTHGRRGFVTLAAWSDAHDGERDDWASATLRMHQSGWVDAATEAEVRQRWWFGRMIGNTDMHFGNLGFFLDDALPLAVAPGYDMLPMLYRPGASGAIVPREFVPATPVPADYAYWERAAAWAEDYWQRVAAADDVSDDFRAIAAANGETVARARQRFARS
- a CDS encoding beta-galactosidase, producing MRGIAGLVACVLASATANAVAAPTAPVNAPSPAHSITFDRHSMIIDGKPIYLWSGSFHYWRLPSPGMWRDVLQKMKSAGFNAVEIYFDWGYHSPRPGVYDFKGIRDVDRLLDMANEAGIYVIARPGPYINAETDAGGFPGWLVATGDKPRSTAPGYTAAYREWLTAIDRILARHQLTDGRGSVLLYQVENEFYNDSPDGRRYMQDIEDKARADGITVPLVGNHNENFFDGVGATDIPGFDSYPMDFDCTRPERWNAVYDFSAERQGLTRWPLFFPEYQGGAFDVWGGPGYEACRKLTGPEFERVFYEATMASGSTMQNFYMTYGGTNWGWLSSPGVYTSYDYGAAITASRQLTAKYDQQKLIGYLTQAVAPLARTDAMQTAVPDNPRLRLVGRRNPDDGTLVYILRHADASDTTDDATHLVIAQGTHGTLRIPQAPGTAIHIDGRDSKVFLANYAFGQQHLAYATSELMTQATLGDRDVAVFYGRHGEDGETVLRYAAEPAVHVLDGAVATTWDAATHTLRLNYRHDGLARVAIQQGNASLLLLIGDNAAATRFWKLDTGHGAVLVRGPYLARTAKVDGDALALTGDSERAGDIEVFAPAAVKGVTWNGAALATTSTASQSLTGHLDGPVAVTLPVLAHWRVADGAPEIAQGFDDRAWQATTRASTPNPYWDHALPILDADDYGFHHGNVWYRGHFTATGKETAIRLSANTGVHLGNHGIYTAWLNGHFLGNNPSGAQQFPIDPSWLEKGADNVVSVLVDNTGHLQEEKNGAFREPRGLINASFAGEATSIRWRIQGNLGGENLPDEVRGPFNAGGLYGERKGWHLPGFDDRRWAHATLPASTGEPGVAWYRTTFALDLPRDQDVPIALRIHDDAPHRYRAVIFVNGWQVGRYISDVGPQTDFEIPANLLNPKGENTIAIAAWSTAHDGGLGKVSLVMQGNYRTALAPETVAAPDYKDLHK
- a CDS encoding alpha/beta hydrolase, producing the protein MNRISSAIRVLAVAASLTAAALAHAQAATTDGPAYGGELEGFDYPYPVAHFRFQSQRQELQMAYMDVAADAATANGRTVVLMHGKNYCSATWGPTIAVLSKAGYRVIAVDQIGFCKSSKPAAYQYSFQQLARNTNDLLASLHIARATMMGHSTGGMLGIRYALSYPDQVQQLVLVDPIGLEDWRAKGVPPVSVDQWYQRELKTTADSIRAYEKATYFAGQWRDAYEPSVQMLAGLYRGPQRELVAWNSALLYDMILTQPVVYELPRLSVPTLLIIGDKDTTAIGKDFAPADIRPTLGQYPALAKAAVAAMPHATLVRFPDAGHAPQMQDPEAFHAALLKGLREVK